The Lentzea guizhouensis genome contains a region encoding:
- the hsaC gene encoding iron-dependent extradiol dioxygenase HsaC: MGIRSLGYLRIEATDIGRWREFGLKVLGLVEGKGSTEGALYFRMDDFPARLVIVPGEADRLLASGWEVATEAELDEVAKRLASAGVAVVEGTASELAERRVNGLVKFEDPSGNTLEVFHGAALEHRRVVSPYGHRFVTEDQGLGHVVLSTSDDEAALHFYRDVLGFRLRDSMRLPPQFVGRPADGPPAWLRFFGCNPRHHSLAFLPMPTPSGIVHLMIEVEDTDDVGLTLDRALRRKVPMSATLGRHVNDLMLSFYMKTPGGFDVEFGCEGRQVSDEDWIARESTAVSLWGHDFSVGHQG; the protein is encoded by the coding sequence ATGGGCATCCGATCGCTGGGCTACCTGCGGATCGAGGCCACCGACATCGGCCGGTGGCGCGAGTTCGGGCTGAAGGTGCTCGGGCTGGTGGAGGGCAAGGGGTCCACCGAGGGCGCGCTGTACTTCCGGATGGACGACTTCCCGGCCCGGCTGGTGATCGTGCCCGGTGAGGCGGACCGGTTGCTCGCCTCGGGCTGGGAGGTCGCGACCGAGGCCGAGCTGGACGAGGTGGCGAAACGCCTGGCGTCCGCGGGAGTGGCGGTCGTCGAGGGCACGGCTTCCGAGCTCGCCGAACGCCGGGTGAACGGACTGGTCAAGTTCGAGGACCCGTCCGGCAACACGCTGGAGGTGTTCCACGGGGCGGCTTTGGAGCACCGGCGGGTGGTGTCGCCGTACGGGCACCGGTTCGTGACCGAGGACCAGGGGCTCGGCCACGTCGTGTTGTCCACTTCGGACGACGAGGCCGCGTTGCACTTCTACCGCGACGTGCTCGGGTTCCGGCTGCGCGACTCGATGCGGCTGCCCCCGCAGTTCGTCGGCAGGCCCGCTGACGGGCCGCCCGCGTGGCTGCGGTTCTTCGGCTGCAACCCGCGCCACCACAGCCTCGCGTTCCTGCCGATGCCGACGCCGTCCGGGATCGTGCACCTGATGATCGAGGTGGAGGACACCGACGACGTGGGCCTGACGCTGGACCGGGCGTTGCGGCGCAAGGTGCCGATGTCGGCGACCCTGGGGCGGCACGTCAACGACCTGATGCTGTCCTTTTACATGAAGACACCCGGTGGGTTCGACGTCGAGTTCGGCTGCGAGGGACGACAGGTGTCCGACGAGGACTGGATCGCACGCGAGAGCACGGCGGTGAGCTTGTGGGGACACGACTTCAGCGTGGGGCACCAGGGGTGA
- the hsaD gene encoding 4,5:9,10-diseco-3-hydroxy-5,9,17-trioxoandrosta-1(10),2-diene-4-oate hydrolase, with the protein MVRLHYHEAGADHAETLVLLHGGGPGASAMSNFGRNIPVLAKSFRVLAVDQPGFGESDKPTEHGQYFTYAAEALRGLLDSLGVEKAHILGNSLGGGTAVRFALDNPKRTGRLVLMGPGGLSLNVFAPDPTEGVRKLSAFAREPSREKIAEFLRIMVFDQSLITDELIDERFAAASRPESLQAMIAMGKSFSGPDFEQGMLWREAYKLRQRVLLVWGREDRVNPLDGALVALKLIQRAQLHVFGGCGHWAQLEKFDEFNRLATDFLLG; encoded by the coding sequence ATGGTTCGGTTGCACTACCACGAGGCCGGCGCCGACCACGCCGAGACGCTGGTGCTGCTGCACGGCGGCGGGCCGGGCGCGTCGGCGATGAGCAACTTCGGGCGCAACATCCCGGTGCTCGCCAAGTCGTTCCGGGTGCTGGCGGTGGACCAGCCGGGGTTCGGCGAGTCGGACAAGCCGACCGAGCACGGCCAGTACTTCACCTACGCGGCCGAGGCGTTGCGCGGGCTGCTCGACTCGCTGGGGGTGGAGAAGGCGCACATCCTGGGCAACTCGCTCGGCGGCGGGACGGCCGTGCGGTTCGCGTTGGACAACCCGAAACGCACAGGGCGCCTCGTGCTGATGGGGCCGGGTGGGTTGTCGCTCAACGTCTTCGCACCCGATCCGACCGAGGGTGTGCGCAAGCTCAGCGCGTTCGCCAGGGAACCCTCGCGGGAGAAGATCGCGGAGTTCCTGCGGATCATGGTGTTCGACCAGTCGTTGATCACCGACGAGCTGATTGACGAACGGTTCGCGGCTGCCTCCCGGCCGGAGTCGTTGCAGGCCATGATCGCGATGGGCAAGTCGTTCTCCGGCCCGGACTTCGAGCAGGGGATGCTCTGGCGCGAGGCCTACAAGCTGCGCCAGCGCGTGCTGCTGGTGTGGGGCCGGGAGGACCGGGTCAACCCGCTCGACGGCGCGCTGGTCGCGTTGAAGCTGATCCAACGCGCCCAGCTGCACGTGTTCGGCGGGTGCGGGCACTGGGCGCAGCTGGAGAAGTTCGACGAGTTCAACCGGCTCGCAACCGATTTCCTGCTTGGCTGA
- the hsaA gene encoding 3-hydroxy-9,10-secoandrosta-1,3,5(10)-triene-9,17-dione monooxygenase oxygenase subunit, translating to MSEEILGKVRELLPVLRDRAAEAEVLRKVPPESVKALQETGFFRMLQPVRYGGYETHPLAFYTAVKLIASACGSTGWVASVLGVHPWHVGLFDVRAQDEVFGDDQDTRISSSYAPTGRATAVEGGFRFSGKWSFSSGCDHATWVLLGGLVMNDEGKPVDFRTFLLPIADYTINDVWDTVGLRGTGSNDIVVSDVFVPEHRTLSMAHTARCRCPGQAVNPGPLFRMPYGTVHPYAITAPMIGMAAGAYELHVNATRERVRAAYLGEKAVDDPFAQVRIAIAANDIDTAWWQLEKDINDEWEHAVAETKIPVELRLRARRDQVLGSARAISAIDRLFESAGGKAINADLPLPRFWRDAHAARVHAANDPERSLVMFGKNELGIPVRDGLF from the coding sequence ATGAGCGAGGAGATCCTCGGCAAGGTGCGGGAGCTGCTGCCGGTGCTGCGGGACCGCGCGGCGGAGGCGGAGGTGCTGCGCAAGGTGCCGCCGGAGTCGGTGAAGGCGTTGCAGGAGACCGGGTTCTTCCGGATGCTGCAGCCGGTCCGCTACGGCGGGTACGAGACGCACCCGCTCGCGTTCTACACCGCGGTGAAGCTGATCGCGAGCGCCTGCGGGTCGACCGGCTGGGTCGCGTCCGTGCTGGGCGTGCACCCGTGGCACGTCGGGCTGTTCGACGTGCGGGCGCAGGACGAGGTGTTCGGCGACGACCAGGACACCCGGATCTCCTCCTCCTACGCGCCGACGGGCCGGGCGACCGCGGTCGAGGGCGGGTTCCGGTTCAGCGGCAAGTGGAGCTTCTCCTCCGGCTGCGACCACGCCACGTGGGTGCTGCTCGGCGGGCTGGTGATGAACGACGAGGGCAAACCCGTCGACTTCCGCACGTTCCTGCTGCCGATCGCCGACTACACGATCAACGACGTCTGGGACACGGTCGGCCTGCGCGGCACGGGCAGCAACGACATCGTGGTGTCGGACGTGTTCGTGCCCGAGCACCGGACGCTCAGCATGGCGCACACCGCGCGCTGCAGGTGTCCTGGTCAAGCGGTCAACCCCGGCCCGTTGTTCCGCATGCCCTACGGGACGGTCCACCCGTACGCGATCACCGCGCCGATGATCGGCATGGCGGCGGGCGCGTACGAGCTGCACGTCAACGCGACCCGCGAGCGCGTCCGGGCCGCCTACCTGGGCGAGAAAGCGGTCGACGACCCGTTCGCGCAGGTGCGGATCGCCATCGCGGCCAACGACATCGACACCGCGTGGTGGCAGCTCGAGAAGGACATCAACGACGAGTGGGAGCACGCCGTCGCCGAGACCAAGATCCCGGTCGAGCTGCGGTTGCGGGCGCGCAGGGACCAGGTGCTCGGCAGCGCGCGGGCGATCTCCGCGATCGACCGGCTCTTCGAGAGCGCGGGCGGCAAGGCGATCAACGCAGACCTGCCGTTGCCGCGGTTCTGGCGTGACGCCCACGCCGCACGGGTGCACGCGGCCAACGACCCGGAGCGCTCGCTGGTGATGTTCGGCAAGAACGAGCTCGGCATCCCGGTCCGCGACGGTCTGTTCTAG
- the dmpG gene encoding 4-hydroxy-2-oxovalerate aldolase yields the protein MQLRLTDTSLRDGSHHKRHQFTVDDVRSIVGALDDAGVPVIEVTHGDGLGGSSFTYGFSHTPEQELIKTAVATTRRAKIAVLMLPGVGVKDDILVSQDNGASIVRIATHCTEADVSVQHFQLARERGLETVGFLMMAHSQPPEALARQARIMADAGCQCVYVVDSAGALVLEQVSDRVAALVAELGDDAQVGFHGHENLGLSVANSVAAARAGAQQIDGSVRGFGAGAGNTPLEAFVGVCDKLGFETGVDFFKIVDAAEDVVRPVMPEECLLDRMALMMGYAGVYSSFLKHAYTQAKRYGVSGAELLVRAGERKLVGGQEDQLIDIALELSREEVR from the coding sequence ATGCAGTTGCGGCTGACCGACACGTCTCTGCGTGACGGCTCGCACCACAAGCGCCACCAGTTCACGGTCGACGACGTGCGCTCGATCGTCGGCGCCCTGGACGACGCCGGGGTGCCGGTGATCGAGGTGACGCACGGCGACGGGCTGGGCGGGTCGTCGTTCACCTACGGCTTCAGCCACACGCCGGAGCAGGAGCTGATCAAGACCGCGGTGGCGACGACGCGGCGGGCCAAGATCGCCGTGCTGATGCTGCCGGGTGTCGGGGTGAAGGACGACATCCTGGTGTCGCAGGACAACGGCGCGTCGATCGTCCGGATCGCCACGCACTGCACCGAAGCCGACGTCTCGGTGCAGCACTTCCAGCTCGCCCGTGAGCGCGGCCTGGAGACCGTCGGGTTCCTGATGATGGCGCACTCGCAGCCGCCGGAGGCGTTGGCGCGTCAGGCGAGGATCATGGCCGACGCCGGGTGCCAATGCGTGTACGTGGTCGACTCGGCCGGTGCGTTGGTGCTGGAACAGGTGTCCGACCGGGTGGCCGCGCTGGTGGCGGAACTGGGTGATGACGCCCAGGTCGGGTTCCACGGGCACGAGAACCTCGGGCTGAGCGTCGCGAACTCGGTCGCCGCGGCACGGGCAGGCGCCCAGCAGATCGACGGCAGCGTGCGCGGGTTCGGCGCGGGAGCGGGGAACACGCCGCTGGAGGCGTTCGTCGGCGTGTGCGACAAGCTCGGCTTCGAGACCGGAGTCGACTTCTTCAAGATCGTCGACGCGGCCGAGGACGTCGTGCGGCCGGTGATGCCCGAGGAGTGCCTGCTCGACCGGATGGCGCTGATGATGGGCTACGCGGGCGTCTACTCCAGCTTCCTCAAACACGCTTACACACAGGCGAAGCGCTACGGCGTGTCCGGCGCCGAGCTGCTCGTGCGCGCGGGCGAACGCAAGCTCGTCGGCGGGCAGGAGGACCAGCTGATCGACATCGCACTGGAGCTGAGCAGGGAGGAGGTCCGATGA
- a CDS encoding acetaldehyde dehydrogenase (acetylating), with amino-acid sequence MKAAIVGSGNIGTDLLYKLLRSPVLEPRWMVGIDPASEGLRRAREAGLETTVEGVDWLLRQDELPDVVFEATSAAVHRANAPRYAEAGIRAVDLTPAAIGPHVVPPVNLREHLDAPNVNLITCGGQATIPMVHAVARVVPVSYAEIVASVASVSAGPGTRANIDEFTRTTSRGIETIGGAGRGKAIIVLNPADPPMIMRDTIFCAIPEDTDPDPITDSIARMETDIRAYVPGFRLLREPQYDPGRVAIFVEVAGAGDFLPEYAGNLDIMTAAATKVGEEIADAVAADRHVSA; translated from the coding sequence GTGAAGGCGGCCATCGTCGGGTCCGGCAACATCGGCACCGACCTGCTCTACAAGCTCCTGCGCTCGCCGGTGCTGGAACCGCGCTGGATGGTGGGCATCGACCCCGCGAGTGAGGGGTTGCGCCGGGCGCGCGAGGCGGGTCTGGAGACCACGGTCGAGGGCGTGGACTGGTTGCTGCGCCAGGACGAGCTGCCCGACGTCGTGTTCGAGGCGACCTCGGCGGCGGTGCACCGGGCCAACGCCCCGCGCTACGCCGAGGCCGGCATCCGGGCCGTCGACCTGACGCCCGCCGCGATCGGGCCGCACGTGGTGCCGCCGGTCAACCTGCGCGAACACCTCGACGCACCGAACGTCAACCTGATCACCTGCGGCGGGCAGGCCACGATCCCGATGGTGCACGCGGTGGCGCGGGTGGTCCCGGTGTCGTACGCGGAGATCGTCGCCAGCGTGGCGTCGGTGTCGGCGGGACCGGGCACGCGGGCGAACATCGACGAGTTCACCCGCACCACCAGCCGCGGCATCGAGACGATCGGCGGAGCGGGACGCGGCAAGGCGATCATCGTGCTGAACCCGGCCGACCCGCCGATGATCATGCGCGACACGATCTTCTGCGCGATCCCCGAGGACACCGATCCCGATCCGATCACCGACTCGATCGCGCGGATGGAGACGGACATCCGCGCGTACGTCCCGGGTTTCCGGCTGCTGCGCGAACCGCAGTACGACCCCGGCCGGGTGGCGATCTTCGTGGAGGTCGCGGGAGCCGGTGACTTCCTGCCGGAGTACGCCGGGAACCTCGACATCATGACGGCCGCCGCGACCAAGGTGGGGGAGGAGATCGCCGATGCAGTTGCGGCTGACCGACACGTCTCTGCGTGA
- a CDS encoding 2-keto-4-pentenoate hydratase — translation MEKRAAAAQLLRTAERDRVPIKPLVELYPEIDVVDAYEIQLLNVRHRNRDVIGHKVGLSSLAMQQMMGVDEPDYGHLLDDMQLHGIADASAYLFPRVEVEIAFLLSQDLPGEGCTVEDVLAATEFVAPAIELIDSRIADWRIKLPDTIADNASSAAFVLGDDRVRPSDVDIRGVEATLTRNGEVVATGRGDAVLGDPAIAVAWLAQKVATFGVRLLAGDIVLPGSCTRAFDARPGDEFRAEFAGLGSVDLKFD, via the coding sequence ATGGAGAAGAGGGCGGCCGCCGCACAGTTGCTGCGCACCGCCGAACGCGACCGCGTGCCGATCAAACCGCTGGTCGAGCTGTATCCCGAGATTGACGTGGTGGACGCCTACGAGATCCAGCTGCTCAACGTCCGGCACCGCAACCGCGACGTCATCGGCCACAAGGTCGGGCTGTCGTCGCTGGCGATGCAGCAGATGATGGGCGTGGACGAACCGGACTACGGCCACCTGCTCGACGACATGCAGCTGCACGGCATCGCGGACGCCTCGGCGTACCTGTTCCCGCGGGTCGAGGTGGAGATCGCGTTCCTGCTCAGCCAGGACCTGCCCGGTGAGGGCTGCACGGTCGAGGACGTGCTCGCGGCAACGGAGTTCGTGGCGCCCGCGATCGAGCTGATCGACAGCCGGATCGCCGACTGGCGGATCAAGCTCCCGGACACCATCGCCGACAACGCCTCCTCCGCGGCGTTCGTGCTGGGCGACGACCGCGTCCGGCCGTCCGATGTGGACATCCGCGGTGTCGAGGCCACGTTGACGCGCAACGGTGAGGTCGTCGCCACCGGCCGCGGGGACGCGGTGCTGGGTGATCCGGCGATCGCGGTGGCGTGGCTCGCGCAGAAGGTGGCCACGTTCGGCGTCCGGCTGCTGGCCGGCGACATCGTGCTGCCCGGCTCGTGCACGCGGGCGTTCGACGCGCGGCCGGGTGACGAGTTCCGCGCCGAGTTCGCCGGACTCGGTTCTGTCGACCTGAAGTTCGATTGA
- a CDS encoding FAD-binding protein — protein MEVTADVVVIGFGAAGACAALEAAAAGASVVVLDRFAGGGATALSGGIVYAGGGTRQQVEAGVADTPEAMYAYLKHEVRDAVSDETLRRFCQDSAKTLAWLEDQGVPFDARLCPFKTSYPTDDYYLYHSGSETAWPDPAPRGHRTRAKGTSGRVFFARLAEATRRAGVRVMTQTRAVDLVVADRVTGVRCRTLIGLPKALHRALSKAAAKPWLYFPPLGRALHRVAAVVERRCGQELTVHAGRGVIITAGGFIANRTMVREHAPAHRGGLALGTPGDDGSGIRLGIAAGGTTDRLDKVSVWRFVTPPSALQRGILVDVDGQPFGDATRYGAAIGDEIIKRDGKAWLLIDDDTLTVAKAQVPTQTAAFQRFQARYLLSKGLVTAPTLEAVAEKAGIRAPQVEPFGRPPYSLINVSVRAGFGYPCPMLTLGGLVVDEETGAVQGVSGLYAAGRSAVGVCSESYVSGLALADCVFSGRRAGQHVAKEVRC, from the coding sequence GTGGAGGTCACCGCTGACGTGGTCGTCATCGGCTTCGGTGCCGCCGGCGCGTGCGCCGCGCTCGAAGCCGCGGCGGCCGGTGCGTCGGTGGTGGTCCTGGACCGGTTCGCCGGTGGAGGTGCGACGGCGTTGTCCGGCGGGATCGTCTACGCCGGTGGCGGGACCCGGCAGCAGGTGGAGGCCGGGGTCGCCGACACGCCGGAGGCGATGTACGCGTACCTGAAGCACGAGGTGCGGGACGCGGTGTCGGACGAGACGCTGCGCCGGTTCTGCCAGGACAGCGCGAAGACGCTGGCCTGGCTGGAGGACCAGGGCGTGCCGTTCGACGCGCGGCTGTGCCCGTTCAAGACCTCGTACCCGACCGACGACTACTACCTCTACCACTCCGGCAGCGAGACGGCCTGGCCCGACCCGGCGCCGCGCGGGCACCGGACCAGGGCGAAGGGCACGTCCGGCCGGGTCTTCTTCGCGCGCTTGGCCGAGGCGACCCGGCGTGCGGGCGTGCGGGTCATGACGCAGACGCGGGCCGTCGACCTCGTCGTTGCCGATCGGGTGACCGGCGTGCGGTGCCGGACGTTGATCGGCCTGCCGAAAGCGCTGCACAGGGCGTTGTCGAAGGCCGCGGCCAAGCCGTGGCTGTACTTCCCGCCGCTCGGACGGGCGCTGCACCGGGTGGCCGCGGTCGTGGAACGCCGGTGCGGCCAGGAGCTGACCGTGCACGCCGGCCGTGGCGTGATCATCACGGCCGGTGGGTTCATCGCGAACCGCACGATGGTCCGCGAACACGCCCCGGCGCACCGCGGTGGTCTCGCGCTCGGCACACCGGGCGACGACGGCAGCGGCATCCGGCTCGGCATCGCGGCGGGAGGCACGACCGACCGGCTGGACAAGGTCTCGGTGTGGCGGTTCGTCACGCCGCCCAGCGCGTTGCAGCGCGGGATCCTCGTCGACGTCGACGGGCAGCCGTTCGGGGACGCCACCCGGTACGGCGCCGCGATCGGTGACGAGATCATCAAGCGCGACGGCAAGGCGTGGCTGCTCATCGACGACGACACGCTGACCGTCGCGAAGGCCCAGGTGCCGACGCAGACGGCGGCGTTCCAGCGCTTCCAGGCCCGCTACCTGCTGTCCAAAGGGCTTGTCACCGCGCCCACGCTCGAAGCCGTCGCCGAGAAGGCCGGGATCAGAGCGCCGCAGGTCGAACCGTTCGGCCGCCCGCCCTACTCGCTGATCAACGTCTCGGTGAGGGCTGGGTTCGGCTACCCGTGCCCGATGCTCACCCTCGGCGGCCTGGTGGTCGACGAGGAGACCGGTGCGGTGCAGGGGGTTTCCGGCCTGTACGCGGCGGGCCGTTCGGCGGTCGGGGTGTGCTCGGAGTCGTACGTCAGCGGGCTCGCGCTCGCCGACTGCGTCTTCTCGGGCCGCCGCGCCGGCCAACACGTGGCGAAGGAGGTCCGGTGCTGA
- a CDS encoding FAD-dependent oxidoreductase, with protein sequence MYDVIVVGSGAAGMTAALCTAQRGLRTLVVEKAAHFGGSTARSGGGIWVPNNPVLAQAGVRDTPENASAYLAHIAGDVPAELREAFLDAGPAMLGFVCAHTPLRFRWVRGYPDYYPEAPGGRPQGRSIEPVPMKADVLGAELKHLEPPYVPTPAGIVITQVDYRWLTLAARHPRGALTAAKLFAQRFKPGRMLAMGQALAAGLRAGLAALNVEVRLNTAFTDLHFENGRVAGIRIGDELVQAPHVVLASGGFENNEQLRKQHQDIGTEWTVGAQANTGDGIEAGLRAGAAVGLMDDAWWGPTVPLPRGPFFLLAERALPGCVLVDASGRRFVNEAAPYIDVVKAMTGETWLVFDQTYRNRYPFAGFPPRRPLPRRWNEVVLSAPTLAELADRANLPELVATVERFNTFNGTDPEFHCGDSAYDRYYGDPRVRPNPCLAPLLKPPFYAARIVPGDLGTKGGLRTDATARVLREDGSVIDGLYAAGNTSASVMGHTYAGAGATLGPAMTFGYLAGLDISDHNHRGGK encoded by the coding sequence ATGTACGACGTGATCGTCGTCGGCAGCGGCGCGGCAGGCATGACCGCCGCCCTGTGCACGGCCCAGCGGGGGCTGCGCACCCTCGTCGTCGAGAAGGCGGCGCACTTCGGTGGCTCCACCGCCCGGTCCGGCGGAGGCATCTGGGTGCCGAACAACCCCGTCCTCGCGCAGGCGGGTGTGCGGGACACGCCGGAGAACGCCTCCGCCTACCTCGCGCACATCGCCGGGGACGTGCCGGCCGAGCTGCGGGAGGCGTTCCTCGACGCCGGGCCGGCGATGCTCGGGTTCGTGTGCGCCCACACGCCGTTGCGGTTCCGCTGGGTGCGCGGTTATCCCGACTACTACCCGGAGGCGCCCGGCGGGCGGCCCCAGGGGCGTTCTATCGAGCCCGTGCCGATGAAGGCGGACGTCCTCGGTGCCGAGCTCAAGCACCTGGAGCCGCCGTACGTGCCGACACCGGCCGGAATCGTGATCACCCAGGTCGACTACAGGTGGCTCACGCTCGCCGCTCGCCATCCGCGCGGGGCGCTGACCGCCGCCAAGCTGTTCGCCCAGCGGTTCAAGCCGGGACGAATGCTGGCAATGGGCCAGGCGCTGGCGGCGGGACTGCGTGCCGGCCTGGCGGCGTTGAACGTCGAGGTCAGGCTCAACACCGCGTTCACCGACCTGCACTTCGAGAACGGCCGTGTCGCCGGGATCCGGATCGGTGACGAGCTGGTCCAGGCGCCGCACGTCGTGCTCGCGTCCGGCGGGTTCGAGAACAACGAGCAGCTGCGCAAACAGCACCAGGACATCGGTACGGAGTGGACGGTCGGCGCGCAGGCCAACACAGGTGACGGCATCGAGGCCGGGTTGCGTGCCGGCGCGGCGGTCGGGTTGATGGACGACGCGTGGTGGGGACCGACGGTCCCGTTGCCGCGCGGCCCGTTCTTCCTGCTCGCTGAACGCGCGTTGCCGGGGTGTGTGCTGGTCGACGCGTCCGGGCGGCGGTTCGTCAACGAGGCGGCGCCCTACATCGACGTGGTCAAGGCGATGACCGGCGAGACCTGGCTCGTGTTCGACCAGACCTACCGCAACCGCTACCCGTTCGCCGGCTTCCCGCCACGCCGCCCGCTCCCCCGGCGCTGGAACGAGGTCGTGCTCTCCGCGCCCACCCTGGCCGAACTGGCCGATCGGGCGAACCTGCCCGAGCTGGTCGCGACGGTCGAGCGGTTCAACACCTTCAACGGCACGGACCCCGAATTCCACTGCGGCGACAGCGCGTACGACCGCTACTACGGCGACCCCCGGGTCCGCCCGAACCCATGCCTCGCGCCGCTGCTCAAGCCACCGTTCTACGCGGCCAGGATCGTCCCCGGCGACCTGGGCACCAAGGGCGGCCTGCGCACCGACGCGACCGCACGGGTGCTGCGCGAGGACGGTTCGGTGATCGACGGCCTGTACGCGGCCGGCAACACGAGCGCGTCCGTCATGGGCCACACCTACGCGGGTGCCGGAGCCACCCTCGGACCGGCGATGACCTTCGGGTACCTCGCCGGACTCGACATCTCCGACCACAATCATCGTGGAGGCAAGTGA
- a CDS encoding Rieske 2Fe-2S domain-containing protein has product MTQDSVRSIDTGAPPARFARGWHCLGLADSFRDGQPHAIKAFGTKLVVFQGEDGKLNVLDGYCRHMGGDLTQGTVKGNNIACPFHDWRWAGNGRCVEIPYAKRVPLRARTRSWVTLEENKQLFVWNDPQGNPPPEDVTIPRIEQAFSGEWSNWTWDSVVIDNANCREIIDNVVDMAHFFYIHFAFPTYFKNVMEGHIASQYLTTRGRPDVAMASNYTGDVEVRSEASYYGPSYMIDYLWNDYKGIEIETVLINCHYPITPNSFKLQWGAIVKKLPGVSDEHADKIARKFARGIGAGFLQDVEIWQNKTRIDNPLLCEEDGPVYQLRRWYEQFYVDVEDVTDDMVRRFEFEVDTSRAVEVWEKEVAGNLARQQEATSS; this is encoded by the coding sequence ATGACGCAGGACTCCGTGCGTTCCATCGACACCGGCGCGCCTCCCGCACGGTTCGCGCGCGGCTGGCACTGCCTGGGTCTCGCCGACAGCTTCCGCGACGGGCAGCCTCACGCGATCAAGGCGTTCGGCACCAAGCTCGTGGTGTTCCAGGGCGAGGACGGCAAGCTCAACGTGCTCGACGGGTACTGCCGGCACATGGGTGGCGACCTCACGCAGGGCACGGTGAAGGGCAACAACATCGCGTGCCCGTTCCACGACTGGCGCTGGGCGGGCAACGGCCGGTGCGTCGAGATCCCCTACGCCAAGCGGGTTCCACTGCGAGCCCGCACCCGGTCGTGGGTGACGCTGGAGGAGAACAAGCAGCTGTTCGTGTGGAACGACCCGCAGGGCAACCCGCCGCCCGAGGACGTGACGATCCCGCGGATCGAGCAGGCGTTCAGCGGCGAGTGGAGCAACTGGACGTGGGACTCGGTCGTGATCGACAACGCGAACTGCCGCGAGATCATCGACAACGTCGTCGACATGGCCCATTTCTTCTACATCCACTTCGCGTTCCCGACGTACTTCAAGAACGTGATGGAGGGCCACATCGCCTCGCAGTACCTCACCACGCGGGGCCGGCCGGACGTGGCGATGGCGTCGAACTACACCGGTGACGTCGAGGTGCGCTCGGAGGCCTCGTACTACGGGCCGTCGTACATGATCGACTACCTGTGGAACGACTACAAGGGCATCGAGATCGAGACGGTGCTGATCAACTGCCACTACCCGATCACGCCGAACTCGTTCAAGCTGCAGTGGGGCGCGATCGTGAAGAAGCTGCCGGGTGTCTCCGACGAGCACGCGGACAAGATCGCCCGCAAGTTCGCGCGCGGCATCGGCGCCGGGTTCCTGCAGGACGTGGAGATCTGGCAGAACAAGACGCGGATCGACAACCCGTTGCTGTGCGAGGAGGACGGGCCGGTCTACCAGCTGCGGCGCTGGTACGAGCAGTTCTACGTGGACGTCGAGGACGTCACCGACGACATGGTCCGGCGGTTCGAGTTCGAGGTCGACACGAGCCGGGCGGTCGAGGTGTGGGAGAAGGAGGTCGCCGGGAACCTGGCCCGGCAGCAGGAGGCGACGAGCTCATGA
- a CDS encoding ferredoxin--NADP reductase, with protein MAEVHRLRVESVIEETADARSFVLSGADFSPRPGQFLTVRAGEVARCYSLSSAPGEPLRITVKRTPDGYGSVWMCSEVTAGTELDVLAPAGVFTPRSLDSSLLAFAAGSGITPVMSIVRAVLSGGTGSVFLFYANRDESSVIFARELDRLAREFPDRLTVVHWLESVQGLPHGLRAFVRDCDEAFVCGPAPFMEAARKALHDVPVVHVEKFVSLSSDPFTEVVAVVDERPDAQVEVSLDGETHRFAWPARTKLLDLLLDKGLDAPFSCREGACSACACRLVEGEVKMLDNDVLDPEDIADGIVLACQSVPVTDTVKITYE; from the coding sequence ATGGCTGAGGTGCACCGGTTGCGCGTCGAGTCGGTCATCGAGGAGACGGCGGACGCGCGCTCGTTCGTGCTGTCCGGCGCGGACTTCTCACCCCGTCCCGGGCAGTTCCTGACCGTGCGGGCCGGTGAGGTGGCGCGGTGCTACTCGCTGTCGAGCGCGCCCGGTGAGCCGTTGCGGATCACGGTCAAGCGGACGCCGGACGGGTACGGCTCGGTGTGGATGTGCTCCGAAGTGACGGCCGGGACGGAGCTGGACGTGCTGGCGCCGGCCGGGGTGTTCACGCCTCGCTCGCTCGACTCGTCGTTGCTGGCGTTCGCGGCGGGCAGCGGGATCACGCCGGTGATGTCGATCGTCCGGGCGGTGCTGTCCGGCGGGACCGGGTCGGTGTTCCTGTTCTACGCCAACCGGGACGAGTCCTCGGTGATCTTCGCTCGCGAGCTGGACCGGTTGGCCCGTGAGTTCCCGGATCGCCTGACGGTCGTGCACTGGCTGGAGTCGGTGCAGGGGTTGCCGCACGGGTTGCGGGCGTTCGTGCGGGACTGCGACGAGGCGTTCGTGTGCGGGCCGGCGCCGTTCATGGAGGCCGCGCGGAAGGCGTTGCACGATGTTCCGGTGGTGCACGTCGAGAAGTTCGTGTCGTTGTCGAGTGATCCGTTCACTGAGGTCGTCGCCGTGGTTGACGAACGGCCGGACGCGCAGGTCGAGGTGTCGCTCGACGGTGAGACGCACCGGTTCGCCTGGCCCGCCCGCACGAAGCTGCTGGACCTGTTGCTGGACAAAGGGCTCGACGCGCCGTTCTCCTGTCGGGAGGGAGCGTGCAGCGCGTGCGCGTGCCGGCTGGTCGAGGGCGAGGTCAAGATGCTCGACAACGACGTGCTCGACCCCGAGGACATCGCCGACGGCATCGTGCTGGCGTGCCAGTCGGTTCCGGTCACCGACACGGTGAAGATCACCTACGAGTGA